One part of the Alosa alosa isolate M-15738 ecotype Scorff River chromosome 4, AALO_Geno_1.1, whole genome shotgun sequence genome encodes these proteins:
- the dnase1l1 gene encoding deoxyribonuclease-1-like 1 isoform X1: protein MLLTANKSTGPWITLALFFASFLCPVLAFKICAFNVRSFGDSKSTDAMVMHTLIRILSRCDIALLQEVRDSKGKAIPILLAALNRFDSVHTYDAVASERLGRTSYQEQYVFVYRTDTVSVKDQYQYPDTQKGDEDAFAREPFVVWFRAPRTVLGEFVLIPQHTSPTNATKEIDELYDVFVAIKNKWRVENVMLLGDFNAACGYVAKKNRKNIRLYSDTSFIWLIGDDVDTTVKETTDCAYDRIVIHGENFAQGIVPYSAGAFNFANEYSLTEEQAEEVSDHYPVEVELRVRVPGQGQQRVMSPLVRNMLKVPAILAKRLIQGLIAFFNSTMQNITIV from the exons ATGCTACTGACAGCCAATAAAAGCACTGGACCTTGGATTACTCTAGCACTGTTTTTTGCAAGCTTCCTGTGTCCCGTTTTGGCTTTCAAAATATGTGCATTCAATGTCCGAAGCTTTGGAGACTCTAAATCAACCGATGCCATGGTCATGCACACTCTGATTCGA ATCCTGTCTAGGTGTGACATTGCCTTACTTCAGGAAGTGAGAGACAGCAAAGGAAAGGCCATTCCCATCCTGCTTGCTGCACTGAATAG GTTTGACTCTGTACACACTTATGACGCTGTGGCCAGTGAGCGTCTTGGTAGGACTTCTTATCAGgaacagtatgtgtttgtgtacag GACAGATACGGTCAGTGTGAAAGATCAATATCAGTATCCTGACACACAGAAAGGGGACGAGGATGCTTTTGCTAGAGAACCGTTTGTGGTGTGGTTCCGAGCACCGAGGACAG TTCTGGGGGAGTTTGTGCTCATaccacaacacacatctccTACCAATGCCACAAAAGAGATCGATGAACTCTACGATGTCTTTGTagccataaaaaataaatggagggTGGAG AATGTGATGCTCCTGGGTGACTTTAATGCTGCCTGTGGGTACGTAGCAAAGAAGAACCGCAAGAACATCCGCCTCTACTCTGACACCTCGTTCATCTGGTTGATCGGGGATGACGTAGACACCACGGTGAAAGAAACAACCGACTGTGCTTATGATCG GATCGTCATCCATGGAGAGAACTTTGCCCAAGGCATTGTTCCCTATTCAGCAGGTGCTTTCAACTTTGCTAATGAGTATAGTCTGACTGAGGAGCAG GCAGAGGAGGTGAGTGACCACTACCCTGTGGAAGTGGAACTGAGGGTGAGAGTTCCTGGGCAGGGTCAGCAGAGAGTGATGTCCCCTCTGGTCAGAAATATGCTGAAGGTCCCAGCTATACTGGCCAAAAGGCTCATTCAGGGCCTTATAGCCTTCTTCAACTCCACGATGCAGAACATCACCATTGTGTAA
- the dnase1l1 gene encoding deoxyribonuclease-1-like 1 isoform X2 has protein sequence MLLTANKSTGPWITLALFFASFLCPVLAFKICAFNVRSFGDSKSTDAMVMHTLIRILSRCDIALLQEVRDSKGKAIPILLAALNRFDSVHTYDAVASERLGRTSYQEQYVFVYRTDTVSVKDQYQYPDTQKGDEDAFAREPFVVWFRAPRTVLGEFVLIPQHTSPTNATKEIDELYDVFVAIKNKWRVENVMLLGDFNAACGYVAKKNRKNIRLYSDTSFIWLIGDDVDTTVKETTDCAYDRIVIHGENFAQGIVPYSAGAFNFANEYSLTEEQALGVSDHYPVEVDLRDGGLRAAPTPHLLLAALCLLTTSLVSTLNN, from the exons ATGCTACTGACAGCCAATAAAAGCACTGGACCTTGGATTACTCTAGCACTGTTTTTTGCAAGCTTCCTGTGTCCCGTTTTGGCTTTCAAAATATGTGCATTCAATGTCCGAAGCTTTGGAGACTCTAAATCAACCGATGCCATGGTCATGCACACTCTGATTCGA ATCCTGTCTAGGTGTGACATTGCCTTACTTCAGGAAGTGAGAGACAGCAAAGGAAAGGCCATTCCCATCCTGCTTGCTGCACTGAATAG GTTTGACTCTGTACACACTTATGACGCTGTGGCCAGTGAGCGTCTTGGTAGGACTTCTTATCAGgaacagtatgtgtttgtgtacag GACAGATACGGTCAGTGTGAAAGATCAATATCAGTATCCTGACACACAGAAAGGGGACGAGGATGCTTTTGCTAGAGAACCGTTTGTGGTGTGGTTCCGAGCACCGAGGACAG TTCTGGGGGAGTTTGTGCTCATaccacaacacacatctccTACCAATGCCACAAAAGAGATCGATGAACTCTACGATGTCTTTGTagccataaaaaataaatggagggTGGAG AATGTGATGCTCCTGGGTGACTTTAATGCTGCCTGTGGGTACGTAGCAAAGAAGAACCGCAAGAACATCCGCCTCTACTCTGACACCTCGTTCATCTGGTTGATCGGGGATGACGTAGACACCACGGTGAAAGAAACAACCGACTGTGCTTATGATCG GATCGTCATCCATGGAGAGAACTTTGCCCAAGGCATTGTTCCCTATTCAGCAGGTGCTTTCAACTTTGCTAATGAGTATAGTCTGACTGAGGAGCAG GCTCTCGGTGTTAGTGACCACTACCCCGTGGAGGTGGACCTAAGAGACGGAGGGCTGAGGGCAGCCCCaactccccacctcctcctcgctGCTCTGTGTTTACTTACGACTTCGCTCGTAAGCACACTGAACaactga
- the rpl10 gene encoding 60S ribosomal protein L10: MGRRPARCYRYCKNKPYPKSRFCRGVPDPKIRIFDLGRKKAKVDEFPLCGHMVSDEYEQLSSEALEAARICANKYMVKTCGKDGFHIRMRLHPFHVIRINKMLSCAGADRLQTGMRGAFGKPQGTVARVNIGQVIMSVRTKAANKEHIIEALRRAKFKFPGRQKIHMSKKYGFTKFNAEDFDEMLQEKRLIPDGCGVKYIPSHGPLKRWKALHTVH; this comes from the exons ATGGGTCGCCGGCCAGCCCGCTG CTACAGATACTGCAAGAACAAACCCTACCCCAAATCCCGTTTCTGTAGGGGTGTGCCTG ATCCCAAGATCAGGATCTTTGATTTGGGCCGTAAGAAGGCCAAGGTGGATGAGTTTCCCCTGTGTGGTCACATGGTATCTGATGAGTATGAGCAGCTGTCTTCAGAAG CTCTTGAGGCTGCCCGTATCTGTGCTAACAAGTACATGGTGAAGACCTGCGGCAAGGATGGTTTCCACATCCGTATGCGCCTTCACCCATTCCATGTCATCCGCATCAACAAAATGTTATCCTGTGCTGGAGCTGATAG GCTCCAGACAGGGATGCGTGGTGCTTTTGGAAAGCCCCAGGGTACCGTGGCTCGCGTGAACATTGGTCAGGTGATCATGTCCGTGCGCACCAAGGCTGCCAACAAGGAGCACATCATTGAGGCTCTGAGGAGGGCAAAGTTCAAGTTCCCTGGACGCCAGAAG ATCCACATGTCCAAGAAGTACGGCTTCACCAAGTTCAACGCTGAGGACTTCGACGAAATGCTGCAGGAGAAGCGCCTGATCCCAGACGGCTGCGGGGTGAAATACATCCCCAGCCACGGACCCCTGAAGCGCTGGAAGGCACTGCACACAGTCCACTAA